CCCCTCATTCAGAGCCCCGCGAGGGTGCTCCGTTGCGCGACCCTCGTCCGAGTCTCCACCCAGGAACAGGCCGGATCTGATCGTGCAGGCCTCGACCGCCAGCGGCAGGCTATCGCGCGCGTCGTTGCCGATAAACGCTACGAGGTTGTTTCGGCAATCGAGCTGATCGATGTGAGCGGCACCTCGATCCTCCATGCTCCGGAGGTAACACACCTGATCGAGAGGATCGAGAACCGCGAGATTGACGTGTTGTTGGCGAGCGAGATGTCGAGAATCATCCGCCCGGATGACCTCTCGTCATTCGGGTTCCTGGAGACCTGCCGCCGACACGGCGTGGTGGTCGATCTCGGAGGCACGGTCCACGACTTCGATTCGCCCGAAGGCTTCCTCAGCGGAGGGATCCTGGCGCTCCTCGGAGGTCATGAGCGCATGCAGATGCTCCGCAGGATGATGGCGAGTAAGGAAGCCAAGAGAGCCCGCGGAGAGAATCCACAGAGTCGCATCACACTGCCACTCGGAATCGACTATGACCGCGCCGCAGCGAAATACGGCTATAACGAGCGGATCATTAGCGTGATCGAGGCGTTCCGTCTGGTGGACGAAGAGGGAATCCGGAACTTGTCTGAGGTCGGACGTCGCTGCGGGATTCATCAATGCAACGTGAGGAACATCCTGCGGAACGAAATCTACCGCGGTGAACGGGTCTATTCAAAGTTCCGAGACCAGTCCCGCAAGGGAATCAAGGCCACGGGTCGGCAGGGTGATCGTCCCAAGATCGCCCGACCACCCGACCGGGTGATCCGCGTCCGCGTCTTCACCGTCGAGGAGCAGGCCGTATCGGATGAACGGTTCGAGCGAGTCCAACAGGTCCTCCGCGGAATCCGCGAGAACCATGAGGTGTTCGTGGCCGAGCGGCACGAAGGGAACCTGCTTTCCGGTGTCGGGAGGTGCGGGTTCTGTGCCGAGCGCCTCTATGCCAAGCGGCGGACTCCGCGGCTTGCAAACAAGTCTCCCACGAAGGGCCATTACATCTGCCGGTCCGCCCATGAATCGACCAAGGGCAAGCTTGGCCACGGCAAATGCAAACAGGGCTGGGTGCGGAAGGAGGAACTCGATGAGCTGACGGAAGCGTTCATCACGAAGTTCCTCGCCGATCCCGGCTTTGTGAAGGCGGTCCTTCAGCAAGCACGCGAGAAGCAGGCGGGCAAGGTTCTGCGTATCGACCTTGGGGCGTCGGTGAAGGATCGACTCGCTGACATTGAGCGCCGCGACAAGCGGGTCCTTGAGGCAATGGAGGAAGGCTTGCTTTCGATCGCGGAGGCGAAACAGCGGCGGCAGAGGCTTGCGGATGAGCGCGCGGGCTTGATCAAGGCGCAGCAAGTGAATCGCGAAGATCAGCCCGAGGTCCGGGAACTGGAGGGGATTGCAGGGGCGGTGTCCAAAGGACTCGAAGGATGGCCTGTGGAAGGAACGGTGAAGGAGAAGAAGGCGTTCCTCGCAAAGATCTTCTCGGAGATCTACTTCCAGCGGGGAGCTATTACCGCATTCCGTCTGGCTCCAGGGCTCATCGGAAGCGCCTCGGGGGCGTGGAGCTTCGCCGCCGACATGCCCGTCGCGATTGATCCGCCGGTCTGCCTCAAGGTTCCAGAACCGGAAGTCGAAGTGCCAGAAGGAATGAAGCGATGCTCCAGGTGCCGGGAGGTGAAATCGGTGAGCGACTACTATGGGAAGTGGGCAGCATGCAAACGCTGCACCAACAAGGCGTCCGCAGCCCGCTACCGAAAGAAGCGGGCTGAACGGGGGTAAGACTCCGTCGGTCCCCGTCATTGGTATACCCTTTGTACGATTTTACGGCGAGGTGGCTTCTTCGGCAGATGAACCCGGTCAAAAACCTCCTACGGTGCGCACCGTAGAACCCCGGTAAGGGTATACCATGGAGACGGAATTACGGAGTGCAGCCTGATCCCGGTCTGCCAGGACAAACTCTCCGGGGTACGCGGAGGCGGTTGTGCAATCGACCTCCATCGCTCTCCGCTGTGTTCGCAGCAATCCTGACGCGCTTAGCCGCCGAAATGAAAAGCCCCCTCTCCAGTGACCGGAGAGGGGGCCATTGCGCTAGTCGAGGATCGAGACCTCGATCCTGGCGTAGCCGACGGGATCGTAGGGCTCGTATTGGTACGGTGGCTTGTGCGAGACATCCAGCGTTTCCACCTTGTGGCCGTTGGCGGGTTCCTTGACTCCTAAGACGATCTGGAGAGGTCTGCCCTCGCTATCGCGGAATTCGTCGAACGGAATCCCGAACATCGGGTCATCGATTGTAACCCACACGATGTTCTCGGCAGATGGAGAGACCGGCAGCGAGTCAATCAGCCCGGGGTCTCCTGGCACAATCGCAATCGTACCACACGCATGCGGCTGGAACTCCCACCATCCGTGGAGGTAGGTGATGATGTAAGTTGCCATCGTGGAGAGTTCCAGCGGACCATCTCCGACCCACCAGACGCTGGATGGCTCCTGCGCCTTCTTGGCCGCCTCAGCCCTAGCCTTGTATTCGGCGACGCCGAGCCGGCCGAGCGATTCAGACTGGTCATCAAGAAGGCTTTTCCAGTCGTTTCTCTCATAAAGGAGGATCCAGAATTCGGTCGGGCTGAGTGGCTTGGGGGCCCGCGTCTTGCGGGGATATTTTCTTTTCATGTCTTACATTTCGATTTGAAGATCCGTCTGGCCCGGCGTCGTGCCGGGTTGCAGGGCGGAGTTGGGCGCAAATACAGGGGAGAGCTCCTGGTATCCAAAGGGGCCTAAATGGCGGTGCTGCCGCTTTTGGCATCTCCCATTTCACGGGGAACCTCCGTCGGTGGAGGCAAGTCATCGGCCTGAGTTTACGAGGCCCGGATACCTCGCTCCGCGAGGAGGATCGCCCATTTCCTCTCCTCCAAAAATGCCCCCGCTCCGAAGTCGGAGCGGGGGCCGAGGCTCCTGCTACAGCGAGGTAAACTTCACCTTCTCGTAGCTCATCGGCCGGTAGAGAGGAAAGCCTTTCACGACCTCGTCAAAAGGATTCCAAACCGGATCGCCCGCATGGCCGTCCTCCTCTCCCACTACTCCGAACAGGACCTGGAGCGGGAAGCCCTCGTCATCGACGTAACGCTCCACAAGCGGAGCCGTCTTAGGGAGGTCGTCGCTCGTAATCCACACGAGATTTTCCGTACACGGGGAGATCGGAAGATCGGCGATGTCGGTGACGTTGCTGCGCACTACTGCGATTCCTCCGCACGCGTAGGGCTGATAGTTCCACCAGGCGTCGAGAAAATCGATCGCAGTCGCCACGTCTCCCGAAATGCTCAGTGGAGGACCGAAGGACGGATAGAACACCCCGGAACGTCCCTGCTTCTTCTTCGCCTTTTTGGTGTGCTCTTTCACCTTCTGGTTGCCGTGCTGCGCCAAGCGTCCCTCCTGCATGATCATCACTCCCTGCCAGTCCTCCCGGGTATACATGAGGAAGAGGAACTTCGCTGGATGATGCATTCCGAGTGCGGTCTTGGGGTCGTACTTTGCGAACAGATTATGAGTCCTGTTTTTCATTATTGTGGTATTTAAGTTGGTCCGCCCGGGTCACCTGACGCTCGCGAACGGCTGGCATGAAGCGTCCTATCGACCGAGAAAGCCACGGGCCTACTTGGCGCTCACTCCCGATATGGCTGCTTGCACCGGAACCTGAGGTAGCGGGGGGGGGGAGGGGCTCGTTCCCAATGTGCCGAGCGAATGACCGGCTCAGTCGATCCGTGCCTATGGTATACCCTTATGCCGATGTTACGGAGCCTTGGTCGGAGCCACCTGAGGAAGGAATGCGGTTAGAAACCATAGTGAACTCACGGGCACGACCGGCAACCCCGGCAACGCGGAAGCCGCAGCCGAAGGTACTTCCTTTGGCAAGGAAGGCCCTTCCCTTGGCCTCGAACACCGAAGCCGGGGCAAAGCGCGCGAAAGCCCTGGAGCTGGCCGGGGAAGGGCTCTCGCAAGCACGTATCGCGCGAGAGTTGGGCGTCTCGGCCGCGACCGTTTCCCGCTGGCTCGGGAAGGGCTCGAAAGCCGCCTGAACGCGTTGATTCGTTGACGGCGTGCCGTGGTTTGTTAGAGCGCGGCCGTGAACACGATTGTAGTGAGGCCGAGCGAACGACCAAAGGTGCTGGAACAGGGCAAGCTGTCCTACGAGCAGATCAAAGCGGAAAGGGTTGCTCCCGGATTCATCGCCTCAATTTCACGGGCCAACTCCTGCGGGCAGATCATCGTGGTCAAAAGCGACGGCACCCAGGCGTTCGCCGCACCAATCGAGTCGGTAGTCGCGTCCGACATGAAGGGAGCCGCCACCCGGGCTTCGATCTCGTTCGGTAAGCCAACGCCGATTAAGGAAGGAAGCATCCCCGGGGTGGTGTCAGGCATTCGTTGGAACCAGAAGAACCTTCGGTACCTGGACGTAGAGCAGCTCTTCTGAGGGAGCCCCTCCCGCTGCGGAGGTCTGCGGGGGAGCCGGGAG
The genomic region above belongs to Luteolibacter rhizosphaerae and contains:
- a CDS encoding helix-turn-helix domain-containing protein, producing the protein MASNTEAGAKRAKALELAGEGLSQARIARELGVSAATVSRWLGKGSKAA
- a CDS encoding recombinase family protein, which codes for MLRCATLVRVSTQEQAGSDRAGLDRQRQAIARVVADKRYEVVSAIELIDVSGTSILHAPEVTHLIERIENREIDVLLASEMSRIIRPDDLSSFGFLETCRRHGVVVDLGGTVHDFDSPEGFLSGGILALLGGHERMQMLRRMMASKEAKRARGENPQSRITLPLGIDYDRAAAKYGYNERIISVIEAFRLVDEEGIRNLSEVGRRCGIHQCNVRNILRNEIYRGERVYSKFRDQSRKGIKATGRQGDRPKIARPPDRVIRVRVFTVEEQAVSDERFERVQQVLRGIRENHEVFVAERHEGNLLSGVGRCGFCAERLYAKRRTPRLANKSPTKGHYICRSAHESTKGKLGHGKCKQGWVRKEELDELTEAFITKFLADPGFVKAVLQQAREKQAGKVLRIDLGASVKDRLADIERRDKRVLEAMEEGLLSIAEAKQRRQRLADERAGLIKAQQVNREDQPEVRELEGIAGAVSKGLEGWPVEGTVKEKKAFLAKIFSEIYFQRGAITAFRLAPGLIGSASGAWSFAADMPVAIDPPVCLKVPEPEVEVPEGMKRCSRCREVKSVSDYYGKWAACKRCTNKASAARYRKKRAERG